From Cecembia calidifontis, one genomic window encodes:
- a CDS encoding sensor histidine kinase, whose amino-acid sequence MELNVFSVVLLVSGLTVAGISSVLISQVRGSIRWFAITMVAVSVWAMAYGFELASLDLESMLFWVKIEYLGIALAPATWFWFCLSYSGLQKFTKKFYWILVFSIPLITLSLVWTNEWHGLYYAQTSVDPSGPFPMLDIRIGPWYYVHIGYFYISLFAGNAILLAKFKNVDPVYRRQTYLLIMAGFFPWFFNLFYMFGYRPFGHIDLTPFSFLLLYIIVGFALLKYRLFDFKPIVRDTIIESLDKGILVVDPKNRIIDYNPFIFSLLELPKRRLIGRKISDLFQDHEEIEKNLASQKSGKTEIIQAKSGELKHLQLSLSPIYSKNHNYLGSVLTFDDISEDRKTAEQIKKQAEELKDLNQLKDKLFSIISHDLKGPIFGLKELIKMTRSGLVSQEEFFDLMPEISKNLDSVSILMENLLAWTSTQMQGEYIAKKQFDLGSLMDQHLELFRKFAQDKDISIRLEKEGNLQVFADRNMIDLIIRNLLSNAIKFCSKGDQILLSATEQVNTVFIQVIDTGAGMTPENLDKLKKGISFTTFGKNKEKGTGLGMVLVRDYIVKNGGVLNIASELNKGSAFSFSLPKKNPEII is encoded by the coding sequence GTGGAGTTGAATGTCTTTTCGGTTGTACTACTTGTTTCTGGACTGACTGTAGCAGGTATTTCCAGCGTTTTGATCAGTCAGGTCCGCGGCAGCATCCGCTGGTTTGCCATAACAATGGTTGCCGTTTCCGTTTGGGCAATGGCTTATGGTTTTGAACTTGCAAGCCTTGACCTGGAAAGCATGCTTTTCTGGGTAAAAATCGAATACCTTGGTATCGCATTAGCCCCAGCCACTTGGTTTTGGTTCTGCTTATCCTATTCAGGACTTCAAAAATTCACCAAAAAATTTTATTGGATACTGGTTTTCTCCATTCCATTGATTACCCTGTCTTTGGTTTGGACGAATGAATGGCATGGATTGTATTATGCCCAGACTTCTGTAGACCCCTCTGGGCCTTTTCCTATGCTGGACATAAGGATTGGGCCTTGGTATTATGTCCATATTGGATATTTTTATATCAGTTTGTTTGCCGGCAATGCCATTCTATTGGCAAAGTTTAAAAATGTTGATCCAGTCTACAGAAGGCAAACCTATCTTTTGATCATGGCCGGATTTTTTCCGTGGTTTTTCAACCTGTTTTATATGTTCGGCTACAGGCCATTTGGACATATTGACCTTACACCATTTTCTTTTTTGTTGCTGTATATCATTGTAGGATTTGCATTACTCAAATATAGGCTGTTTGATTTCAAGCCAATTGTAAGAGACACCATCATTGAATCCCTCGACAAAGGGATCTTGGTTGTTGACCCCAAAAATCGTATCATTGACTACAATCCATTTATATTCAGCTTATTAGAACTACCAAAAAGGAGATTGATAGGGAGAAAAATCTCAGATCTTTTTCAAGACCATGAAGAAATTGAAAAAAATCTTGCTTCACAAAAAAGCGGGAAAACAGAAATCATCCAAGCAAAATCAGGGGAATTGAAACATTTACAATTAAGCCTGAGTCCTATTTATAGCAAAAACCATAATTATCTGGGTTCTGTCCTAACCTTTGATGACATCTCAGAGGACAGGAAAACAGCCGAACAAATAAAGAAACAGGCAGAAGAACTTAAAGACCTGAATCAGCTTAAGGACAAACTGTTCAGCATCATTTCTCATGACCTAAAAGGGCCTATTTTCGGTCTTAAAGAACTCATCAAAATGACCCGTTCTGGCTTGGTAAGTCAGGAGGAGTTTTTTGACCTGATGCCTGAAATCTCCAAAAACCTTGATTCTGTTTCCATTCTAATGGAAAACCTGTTGGCCTGGACAAGTACTCAGATGCAGGGAGAATATATTGCCAAGAAACAATTTGACCTTGGATCTTTGATGGATCAACATTTGGAGCTATTCAGGAAATTTGCCCAAGACAAAGACATCTCAATCCGATTGGAAAAAGAAGGAAACCTTCAGGTTTTTGCAGACCGAAATATGATTGACCTGATCATCAGAAACTTGTTAAGTAATGCCATTAAATTCTGCAGCAAAGGGGATCAGATTTTATTATCAGCCACTGAACAGGTCAACACCGTGTTTATCCAGGTCATAGACACCGGTGCTGGTATGACCCCGGAAAATCTGGATAAATTGAAAAAGGGGATTTCCTTTACAACTTTTGGAAAGAACAAAGAGAAAGGTACAGGACTGGGCATGGTGCTCGTCCGAGATTACATCGTAAAAAACGGAGGAGTGCTGAATATAGCCAGTGAACTGAACAAAGGAAGTGCTTTTAGTTTTAGTTTGCCCAAAAAGAACCCGGAAATCATTTGA
- a CDS encoding acyl-CoA reductase, with the protein MTLEDRIKAFVLLGKAISEISQEEFDELSWKIENNNIWFTPDQTRLAFLAISEMLEENKLRNWVKAYHLEDKVEPKDIGILMAGNIPAVGFHDLLCVLIAGHHASVKLSSSDTVSIKWLMNKLFSIDSRFASMVKFEEMLKGKDAYIATGSDNSARYFNYYFGKYPHIIRKNRTSIAILDGKESPEDYKELAKDVFQYFGMGCRNVSKIYINKESSLIGFLENINGFQFLVSHHKYLNNYDYNKSIYLVNKDPHLDNGFLLLKESTDLVSPIGVLYYEYYSNLEELNSKINSIKEKIQCIVSKDAWFESSLPFGQAQCPALEDYADGLDTIKFLKNLK; encoded by the coding sequence ATGACCTTAGAAGATAGAATTAAAGCTTTTGTTTTGCTTGGAAAAGCCATTTCGGAAATTTCCCAAGAAGAGTTTGATGAACTTTCCTGGAAAATCGAAAATAATAATATTTGGTTTACTCCTGACCAGACAAGATTGGCTTTTCTAGCCATTTCAGAAATGCTTGAGGAAAATAAACTCAGGAATTGGGTCAAAGCTTATCATTTGGAGGATAAGGTTGAACCAAAGGACATAGGAATACTCATGGCCGGTAATATACCTGCTGTCGGCTTCCACGATTTATTGTGTGTGCTGATAGCCGGCCATCATGCTTCTGTAAAGCTCAGTTCTTCAGATACAGTGTCCATAAAATGGCTGATGAATAAGCTGTTTTCCATTGATTCAAGATTCGCTTCTATGGTAAAATTTGAAGAAATGCTGAAAGGCAAGGACGCATATATTGCCACAGGAAGTGATAACTCTGCGCGGTATTTCAATTATTATTTTGGGAAATATCCACATATAATCCGAAAAAACAGAACCTCGATCGCTATTTTGGACGGTAAAGAATCACCTGAGGATTACAAGGAACTTGCGAAGGATGTTTTTCAGTATTTTGGAATGGGCTGTAGGAATGTTTCCAAAATCTATATCAATAAAGAATCGTCCCTTATCGGCTTTTTAGAAAACATAAATGGGTTCCAATTTTTAGTAAGCCATCACAAATACCTCAATAATTATGATTACAATAAGTCCATTTACTTGGTAAATAAGGATCCCCACTTGGACAATGGTTTTCTGCTTTTAAAAGAAAGTACAGACCTGGTTTCTCCTATTGGGGTATTATATTATGAATATTACAGTAACTTGGAGGAACTTAATTCAAAGATCAATTCCATCAAGGAAAAAATTCAGTGTATCGTAAGTAAAGATGCCTGGTTTGAAAGCAGTCTTCCTTTCGGTCAGGCACAATGTCCAGCTTTAGAGGATTATGCTGATGGCCTTGATACCATAAAGTTTTTGAAAAACCTCAAATGA
- a CDS encoding 4Fe-4S binding protein gives MAIMITDECINCGACEPECPNTAIYEGGIEWTWAGGTNLKEVTLPDGTVIDANQKQKPLSDEFYYIVTEKCTECTGFHEEPQCAAVCPVDCCVDDPDHRETEEELMAKKIFLHGE, from the coding sequence ATGGCTATAATGATAACTGACGAATGCATCAATTGTGGTGCATGCGAGCCTGAATGCCCTAATACAGCCATCTATGAAGGAGGAATAGAGTGGACTTGGGCAGGAGGCACTAATCTCAAAGAAGTGACCTTGCCCGATGGAACGGTAATTGATGCCAACCAAAAACAAAAACCTCTCTCCGATGAGTTTTACTATATCGTAACTGAAAAATGTACGGAGTGCACCGGGTTTCATGAAGAGCCCCAGTGTGCAGCGGTATGTCCGGTCGACTGCTGTGTAGATGATCCTGATCACAGGGAGACAGAGGAGGAATTGATGGCCAAAAAGATATTCTTGCATGGTGAGTAA
- a CDS encoding DUF3276 family protein codes for MEDNRGNDREEIFSRRVKAGKRTYFFDVKSTKSNDYYLTITESKRRMRDDSFSFEKHKIFLYKEDFSKFLEALQDAVDHVKNDLMADFDFSQFEREEESENEFDDELRWE; via the coding sequence GTGGAAGACAACAGAGGCAACGACAGAGAAGAAATCTTCTCTAGAAGAGTAAAAGCAGGTAAAAGAACGTATTTTTTCGATGTTAAGTCAACTAAATCAAATGATTATTACTTAACAATTACAGAAAGTAAGAGGAGAATGAGAGATGATTCCTTCTCTTTTGAAAAGCACAAAATTTTTCTTTACAAAGAAGATTTCTCTAAGTTTCTTGAAGCGCTACAGGACGCAGTGGATCATGTAAAAAACGATTTGATGGCGGATTTTGATTTCTCTCAATTTGAAAGAGAAGAGGAATCAGAAAACGAATTTGATGATGAATTAAGGTGGGAATAA
- a CDS encoding AI-2E family transporter codes for MKKPIPKLVLIFLLLFAVGWYFSNITMYFVFSLVLAAILRPLTNRINSFHIFGQHVPRWISILISFAVVGAIIFFIGALFFPLIGAQIQVIASYDLDYLYQQIQNPAGKIEDLLIKYEIIKSEPGFLITQVRENLVNSFGRIDIQGLINTIFSTTSSILLAFMAISFITFFLLLENGLLRRNIMSLVPNAYFELAVYTFNKVERLLSNYLVGLLIQLTCIFSLAAIGLSLMGIEYALTIAMFAAVANLIPYAGPILGAAFGVIVGLTTGSFDSSNEILFMVVKILSVFSVVQLTDNVVLQPLIFSKSVKAHPLEIFVVIFAGAKIAGILGMIFAIPVYTIFRVSFLEFYKGYREYRIFKL; via the coding sequence ATGAAAAAACCAATACCAAAACTTGTCCTGATTTTTTTACTGCTCTTTGCAGTAGGTTGGTATTTTTCAAACATCACCATGTATTTCGTTTTCTCATTGGTCCTTGCCGCCATTCTTAGGCCGCTGACCAATAGGATAAACTCTTTTCATATTTTTGGGCAGCATGTTCCCAGATGGATTTCAATTTTGATCTCCTTTGCGGTAGTGGGGGCCATCATATTTTTTATAGGCGCCCTGTTTTTCCCTTTGATTGGGGCACAGATTCAGGTGATTGCTTCGTACGACCTTGACTACCTTTATCAACAGATTCAAAATCCAGCCGGGAAAATTGAGGACCTTCTGATCAAATATGAAATCATCAAAAGTGAACCTGGATTTCTGATAACCCAGGTGAGGGAAAATCTGGTGAACAGTTTTGGAAGAATTGATATCCAGGGCTTAATAAACACCATTTTCAGCACAACCAGCTCTATATTACTCGCTTTTATGGCTATTTCTTTCATCACTTTTTTCTTATTGTTGGAAAATGGCCTGCTGAGAAGAAATATTATGAGCCTGGTACCCAATGCCTATTTTGAATTGGCAGTATATACTTTCAACAAAGTGGAGAGGTTGCTTTCCAATTATCTCGTTGGCTTACTCATTCAACTGACCTGCATTTTTTCATTGGCAGCAATAGGATTGAGCCTAATGGGAATAGAATATGCCCTAACCATTGCGATGTTTGCAGCAGTGGCCAATTTAATCCCCTATGCAGGCCCTATTTTAGGAGCGGCATTTGGCGTAATTGTAGGCCTGACTACCGGTTCATTTGACTCCTCCAACGAAATCCTCTTCATGGTGGTAAAAATCCTGTCTGTATTTTCAGTGGTACAATTGACCGACAATGTGGTACTCCAACCATTAATTTTTTCTAAATCTGTAAAAGCTCACCCTCTTGAAATATTTGTTGTTATCTTTGCCGGTGCTAAAATCGCAGGCATCCTCGGGATGATTTTTGCGATACCTGTTTACACCATCTTTAGGGTTTCCTTTTTGGAATTCTACAAAGGTTACAGGGAGTACAGAATCTTTAAACTGTAA
- the ychF gene encoding redox-regulated ATPase YchF: MALQCGIVGLPNVGKSTLFNALSSAKAEAANFPFCTIEPNVGVVTVPDQRLEILEKLVNPNRVVPTVIEFVDIAGLVKGASKGEGLGNKFLANIREVDAIIHVIRCFQDDNIVHVAGGVDPVFDKEVIDTELQLKDLESVEKKITRIEKIAKSGDAKAKKELEILQLFKQGLESGKNARAVEVEKEDLEAVRDLHLLTIKPVLYVANVDEGSILTGNKFVDQLKEKVKEENAEVIVLCAAIESQIAEFEDQEEKAMFLSEYGLEESGLNKLIRAAYKLLDLITYFTAGVQEVRAWTIKKGWKAPQAAGVIHSDFERGFIKAEVIKLNDYQIFKTEAACRENGKIAIEGKEYVVQDGDIMHFRFNV; the protein is encoded by the coding sequence ATGGCTTTACAATGTGGTATCGTTGGGCTTCCCAACGTCGGTAAATCTACTTTATTCAACGCCCTGTCAAGTGCCAAAGCAGAGGCTGCCAACTTTCCTTTCTGCACCATCGAACCTAATGTGGGTGTCGTCACCGTACCTGATCAAAGGCTGGAAATCCTGGAGAAATTGGTAAATCCTAACCGGGTCGTTCCCACTGTTATAGAATTCGTTGATATCGCAGGTTTGGTCAAAGGTGCCAGCAAAGGGGAAGGATTGGGCAACAAATTTCTAGCAAACATCAGGGAGGTAGACGCCATTATCCACGTCATCCGTTGCTTTCAGGATGACAATATTGTCCATGTGGCAGGCGGCGTGGACCCTGTATTCGACAAGGAGGTCATAGACACGGAACTCCAACTGAAAGATTTGGAGTCAGTAGAGAAAAAAATTACAAGAATAGAAAAAATCGCCAAATCCGGTGATGCCAAAGCAAAGAAAGAATTGGAGATCCTCCAACTTTTCAAACAGGGATTAGAGTCAGGCAAGAATGCCAGAGCAGTAGAAGTTGAAAAAGAGGACCTGGAAGCAGTCAGGGACCTCCATCTGTTGACCATTAAGCCAGTGCTATATGTCGCTAATGTAGATGAAGGCAGCATTCTTACCGGCAATAAATTTGTAGATCAGCTTAAGGAAAAAGTAAAAGAGGAAAATGCAGAAGTTATTGTTCTCTGTGCTGCCATTGAATCTCAAATTGCAGAATTTGAGGACCAAGAGGAGAAAGCCATGTTTTTATCAGAATATGGATTAGAGGAAAGTGGACTCAACAAATTGATCCGTGCTGCGTATAAATTACTTGATCTGATTACCTATTTTACTGCTGGCGTCCAGGAAGTAAGGGCATGGACCATAAAAAAAGGATGGAAAGCCCCTCAAGCAGCGGGAGTAATCCATTCGGATTTTGAGAGAGGTTTCATCAAGGCTGAAGTAATTAAACTCAATGACTATCAGATATTTAAAACTGAGGCTGCTTGTAGGGAAAATGGCAAGATAGCTATTGAAGGAAAAGAGTACGTGGTACAAGATGGAGATATTATGCATTTTAGGTTCAATGTTTAA
- the cas6 gene encoding CRISPR-associated endoribonuclease Cas6 — translation MRIRLIFSLKNKGAYLPFHHQYILAQFLKGLIVKGGREEFFNYNYFNFSGLKGQTKVSRSGLHYYSSLVTLVLSSPNEEFMDYLLEQVFETPKIELGNLILSPEYTEQEFEPTLESSNKFVCISPLVLITPSFNDESGKRFINPDTDEFSDLLYESTLTRMEKSGWYSQEQMESFYKFQVVPDMNYVNKLREQQKKFARIYSVYDMDVKYEVRGYTLPFTLYAAPEVQDFVFKCGLGAFTHKGFGMLDLANHLPSQRTEPYKFKREGFIPYKSHSERQKPDQLEGEQEI, via the coding sequence GTGAGAATAAGACTAATATTTTCCCTGAAAAACAAAGGTGCTTATTTACCCTTTCACCACCAGTACATTCTGGCACAATTCCTTAAAGGTCTCATCGTAAAAGGTGGACGTGAAGAATTTTTCAACTACAATTACTTCAACTTCTCCGGTCTGAAAGGTCAGACCAAAGTAAGTAGAAGCGGGCTTCATTATTATTCCAGTTTAGTCACCTTAGTGCTTTCATCACCCAATGAAGAATTTATGGACTATCTGCTGGAGCAAGTATTTGAAACTCCGAAAATTGAGTTGGGCAATCTGATCCTATCCCCGGAGTACACTGAGCAGGAATTCGAACCAACCTTGGAGAGTTCAAACAAATTTGTTTGTATCTCACCTTTGGTACTGATCACCCCTTCATTCAATGATGAGTCAGGCAAGCGTTTCATCAATCCGGATACCGATGAATTTTCGGATCTGTTGTATGAATCCACCTTGACCAGAATGGAAAAGTCAGGTTGGTACAGCCAGGAACAAATGGAATCTTTTTACAAGTTCCAAGTTGTACCGGACATGAATTATGTAAACAAGCTAAGAGAACAGCAAAAGAAATTTGCCAGGATCTATTCTGTTTACGACATGGATGTCAAATATGAAGTGAGGGGTTACACCTTGCCTTTTACTTTGTATGCTGCTCCAGAAGTTCAGGACTTTGTGTTCAAATGTGGACTGGGTGCCTTCACCCACAAAGGTTTTGGCATGCTAGACTTAGCAAACCATCTGCCAAGTCAAAGAACTGAACCTTACAAGTTCAAAAGAGAAGGTTTCATTCCTTACAAATCCCATTCGGAAAGGCAAAAACCTGATCAACTTGAAGGTGAACAGGAAATCTAA
- a CDS encoding DUF5103 domain-containing protein — MMRKILILFSLFLWSETVIGQANKVLYDRVFEENIQSVRLFPMRGDLDAQMNSPVIQLGGNIPLVLLFDDLAYDPDMYSVKIIHCNMDWTPSDLKEPEYLDAYNEFNVTSYDYSIDTRIPYIHYRFTIPPVKKSGNYAVMVYRGRDQNQPIITRRFMVFQNMVNLAARVVPPSQTEMRRQVQQINVNINYKGRELFDPINNLRVVIRQNQRWDNVKVLNRPTMLREDTKMLEYNLFDGSNAFFAGNEFRFVDLRFMRARGVNVNAIRIEEDAVFAEGGLDKIRPAGVYSQYLDLNGQYAVMNMERQNYELESEYMIMTFSLNADGITETPYLIGALSAWGFSPDAKMTLNKKRNAYETTLILKQGWYDYQFAYKGQEGWDMLPIEGSYFETENEYEVFVYYRDMGSRYDELISYFNLNPNKRRL, encoded by the coding sequence ATGATGCGCAAAATTCTTATTCTATTTTCCCTCTTTCTTTGGTCTGAAACTGTCATAGGGCAGGCTAACAAAGTGTTATATGACAGGGTCTTTGAAGAAAATATCCAATCAGTTAGGCTTTTTCCTATGAGAGGGGATTTGGATGCACAGATGAATTCTCCTGTTATTCAACTTGGCGGCAACATCCCACTTGTTTTATTATTTGATGACCTGGCCTATGATCCTGATATGTATTCTGTGAAAATCATTCACTGTAATATGGACTGGACTCCTTCGGATCTCAAAGAACCGGAATACCTCGATGCCTACAACGAGTTCAATGTGACTTCCTACGATTATTCTATCGATACCCGAATTCCCTACATTCATTATCGCTTTACCATTCCTCCGGTAAAAAAATCAGGGAATTATGCCGTGATGGTTTACCGGGGTAGGGACCAAAATCAACCCATTATCACAAGAAGGTTCATGGTGTTCCAAAACATGGTCAATCTTGCAGCAAGGGTTGTCCCTCCCAGTCAAACCGAGATGAGAAGGCAAGTGCAGCAGATCAATGTCAATATCAATTATAAGGGAAGGGAGTTGTTTGATCCCATCAATAACCTTAGAGTGGTGATCAGGCAGAACCAAAGATGGGATAATGTAAAAGTCCTCAACAGGCCGACCATGCTTAGGGAAGATACCAAAATGTTGGAGTACAATCTATTTGATGGAAGCAATGCATTTTTTGCAGGGAATGAGTTCAGGTTTGTGGACTTAAGGTTCATGAGGGCCAGAGGAGTCAATGTCAATGCGATAAGGATAGAGGAGGATGCTGTCTTTGCAGAAGGGGGGCTTGATAAAATTCGCCCGGCAGGGGTTTATTCTCAATACCTCGATCTCAATGGACAATATGCTGTTATGAATATGGAGCGCCAAAATTATGAATTGGAAAGTGAATACATGATCATGACTTTTAGCTTGAATGCAGATGGAATCACCGAAACTCCTTATCTCATTGGTGCACTTTCAGCGTGGGGATTTAGTCCCGATGCAAAAATGACTTTAAATAAAAAAAGGAATGCCTATGAAACCACTTTGATTCTTAAGCAAGGGTGGTATGATTATCAGTTTGCTTATAAAGGTCAGGAGGGTTGGGATATGCTTCCAATAGAGGGGAGTTATTTTGAAACAGAAAATGAGTATGAAGTTTTTGTGTATTATAGGGATATGGGATCCCGATATGATGAATTGATCAGTTATTTCAATTTGAACCCCAATAAAAGGAGATTATAA
- a CDS encoding ABC-F family ATP-binding cassette domain-containing protein, with translation MLSINNLSYYIGGRALYENASLHIKPKDKIGLVGLNGTGKSTLLKLINGDYQPSSGEIQKAKDCTIGFLNQDLLSYQSEDCILDVALEAFKETLQLQEEIDKVLKQMETDYSEETINRLAKLQDQFEAKEGYTIKAKAEEVLEGIGFSTLDLKRPLKTFSGGWRMRVMLAKLLLEKPSLLMLDEPTNHLDLPSIQWVENYLRTYEGAVIVVSHDQEFLDNCIETTVEVSNGTLTMYPGNYSFYQREKKERMEIQQNAYENQQQMIKQTERFIERFRAKASKSNQVQSRIKALDRMERVAEVVDDNIAVNFKFKFSQKSGRDVVVLDHVSKAYGDLVILKNASARIERGDKIALIGANGKGKSTLLRIIDGTEHIQGKREQGHNVIKSFYAQHQLEALNVDNEILQELQQAGSGKTDTELRNVLGCFLFTNDDVFKKIKVLSGGEKSRVALAKTLISEANFLLLDEPTNHLDIQSVNILIQALQQYEGTFITVSHDRHFIRGVANKIWYIENQEIKEYPGSYEEFVYWKSQQQENQAQVRQEEKSKTEPRKKVFNDVELQQNKKELKKKEQELTQLESKIMDCESLKSELEAALSDPENYSVPEKLENLNRQYQQVKLKEDELNREWEQLVELIGTLQENIR, from the coding sequence ATGTTATCTATCAATAATCTTTCTTATTATATAGGAGGGAGGGCCCTCTATGAAAATGCCTCTTTGCATATCAAGCCTAAAGATAAAATCGGTTTGGTCGGCCTGAACGGAACAGGAAAATCTACTTTGCTCAAGTTGATCAATGGAGATTATCAGCCCAGTTCCGGAGAAATCCAAAAGGCCAAGGATTGTACCATAGGCTTTCTAAACCAAGATTTGCTTTCCTATCAGTCAGAAGACTGCATATTGGACGTAGCATTAGAGGCTTTTAAAGAAACCCTACAGCTTCAGGAGGAAATTGATAAGGTACTCAAACAGATGGAAACCGATTATTCAGAAGAGACCATCAATAGACTCGCCAAATTGCAGGATCAGTTTGAAGCAAAGGAAGGCTATACCATCAAGGCTAAGGCAGAGGAAGTTTTGGAGGGGATAGGATTTTCGACATTGGATCTGAAAAGACCACTAAAGACTTTTTCAGGAGGATGGAGGATGAGGGTGATGTTGGCCAAGTTGCTTTTGGAAAAACCCTCCTTATTGATGTTGGACGAACCGACAAACCACCTGGATCTTCCCTCTATTCAGTGGGTGGAAAATTATCTGAGGACCTACGAAGGCGCGGTGATTGTGGTTTCTCACGACCAAGAATTCCTGGATAATTGCATCGAAACTACGGTAGAAGTTTCCAATGGAACGCTGACCATGTATCCCGGAAATTATTCTTTCTATCAAAGGGAGAAAAAGGAAAGGATGGAAATCCAGCAGAATGCTTATGAAAACCAGCAGCAGATGATCAAACAAACGGAACGCTTTATTGAGCGTTTCCGTGCCAAGGCTTCCAAATCCAATCAGGTCCAATCCCGTATCAAGGCTTTGGACAGAATGGAAAGGGTAGCAGAAGTAGTGGATGATAACATTGCCGTTAATTTTAAGTTCAAATTTTCCCAAAAATCAGGTAGGGACGTAGTGGTTTTGGACCATGTGTCCAAAGCCTATGGGGACTTGGTCATTCTCAAAAATGCCTCTGCCAGAATTGAAAGAGGAGATAAAATAGCCCTCATCGGGGCCAATGGCAAGGGGAAATCAACCCTCCTCCGGATTATTGATGGAACAGAGCACATTCAGGGTAAGCGAGAACAAGGGCACAATGTCATCAAATCCTTTTATGCGCAGCATCAGCTTGAAGCCCTTAATGTTGACAATGAAATCCTGCAAGAATTGCAACAAGCAGGATCAGGTAAAACCGATACAGAACTCAGGAATGTACTGGGCTGCTTTCTATTTACCAATGACGATGTGTTTAAGAAAATCAAGGTGCTCTCAGGAGGTGAAAAATCAAGGGTAGCGCTTGCCAAAACACTTATTTCTGAGGCTAATTTTCTACTGCTTGATGAGCCTACCAACCACCTGGATATACAATCTGTCAACATCCTGATCCAAGCTTTGCAACAGTACGAAGGTACTTTTATTACTGTTTCCCATGACAGGCATTTCATCCGAGGGGTTGCAAATAAAATTTGGTATATAGAAAATCAAGAAATAAAGGAGTATCCCGGAAGTTACGAGGAGTTTGTATATTGGAAATCCCAACAACAGGAAAACCAAGCCCAGGTCCGGCAAGAGGAAAAAAGCAAAACTGAGCCCAGGAAGAAAGTTTTTAATGATGTAGAACTCCAACAGAACAAAAAAGAGCTCAAGAAAAAAGAACAGGAACTGACTCAATTGGAAAGTAAAATCATGGACTGTGAATCGCTTAAAAGTGAGTTGGAAGCTGCATTGTCAGATCCTGAAAATTACTCCGTTCCGGAAAAATTGGAAAATCTTAACAGGCAGTACCAACAGGTGAAGCTTAAAGAAGATGAACTGAACAGAGAGTGGGAACAACTCGTAGAACTGATTGGGACCCTTCAGGAAAACATCCGATAA